In the Candidatus Hydrogenedens sp. genome, one interval contains:
- the cas9 gene encoding type II CRISPR RNA-guided endonuclease Cas9 (Cas9, originally named Csn1, is the large, multifunctional signature protein of type II CRISPR/Cas systems. It is well known even to general audiences because its RNA-guided endonuclease activity has made it a popular tool for custom editing of eukaryotic genomes.), protein MDTSNNFNPYVLGLDLGSNSIGWAMIKLDENDNLCGIEKVGVRVFEAGMEGQYESGKEESRNKKRREARLVRRQIERRSRRYRKLANLLQKIGLLPDGNMNNSLERQNILDNLDKELRSKYIDANLPESEKNRLNQIFIYYLRSLAVEQELEPYALGRVLYHLGQRRGFLSNRRGQKQDDEERGKVKQGIAEIRQEMEKLGAETLGRYFAKIDPVEKRIRGRWTARDMYEQEFYAIWEHQSKYYPEILNDTNKKQVFHVIFYQRPLKSQKEKIGYCQFECIARGAQRNRRRAPWVILKAQRFRLLQKLNDLLIIENKFTKRALTEDERTLVIDYLEKNGDATFAELKKLLKLPKTIKFNLEEGGEKKIPGNRTAGAIRAVIGDLWDNMSAESKDKLVEDIYSIVSNKALKKRLINHWKFTEEQAEKLSDMGIEDGYCNLSRQAIDKFLPGLESGTPYSTLVKEIYGMDDIDTTVELLPPLESAPIGEIRNPTVTRTLSEMRKIVNELVKRYGKPKYIRIETARDLRNTKKEREKIWKNNRELEEVRAKIKKDLISKGISNPTNDDIERYMLAEECNWVCPYTGRSISFHALFEESQFDIEHIIPLSRCLDNSFKNKTLCYHEENRNRKHNRTPFEVYGTNETQWDEILRRVEKFNSRYVAEKLRRFKMHGEELDEFIDNFSSSQLNDTRYSAKEARLYCALLYGKEYRKHVFTVSGPTTAIIRRMWDLNKILGSPEKNREDHRQHAIDAIVIALTSPAMIKSISEQAEKIPKDTRKHDRWWRFITPPWNTIFNEAHEKVLNIIVSHRPERKVSGRLHEETNYSPPKPGDKNGETVVHVRKALASITKGEIEEIVDPIVRDVVKKTLEELGGDPKKAFNDPANYPLMPNKKGLHIPIRHVRVRKKLSVFPVGKNERVRYVATDENHHIEIFETKDKKGRTIWDANVVSMYTAMQRKRRGEEIIQRKLIRDGKVVEDAKFLFSLCKGDMVYMKNSDGEFEYYTVVTVSEYASGSKVMFFIQHFVAKRPKSWVGLTRYPTTLQISEAKKCSINVLGEVQIAHD, encoded by the coding sequence ATGGATACCTCAAACAACTTCAATCCGTATGTATTGGGTCTTGATTTAGGTTCTAATTCTATCGGATGGGCAATGATTAAATTGGATGAGAACGACAATCTATGTGGAATTGAAAAAGTAGGGGTTCGGGTGTTTGAAGCAGGAATGGAAGGGCAATATGAAAGTGGAAAGGAAGAATCACGAAATAAAAAGCGACGTGAAGCCCGTTTAGTTCGACGTCAAATAGAACGACGTTCTCGTAGGTATCGGAAATTAGCAAATTTACTTCAGAAAATAGGATTACTCCCCGATGGGAATATGAATAATAGTTTGGAAAGACAAAATATTCTGGACAATTTAGATAAAGAATTGCGTTCAAAATATATTGATGCTAACCTTCCCGAATCAGAAAAAAATCGTCTAAATCAAATATTTATTTACTACCTTCGTTCTTTAGCAGTAGAACAAGAATTAGAACCGTATGCATTAGGTCGTGTCTTGTATCATTTAGGACAGAGACGTGGCTTTTTAAGTAATCGTCGCGGGCAAAAACAAGATGATGAAGAACGGGGTAAAGTTAAGCAAGGAATCGCTGAAATTCGTCAGGAGATGGAAAAATTAGGAGCAGAAACATTAGGTAGGTACTTTGCCAAAATTGACCCAGTTGAAAAACGAATACGCGGGAGGTGGACTGCTCGCGATATGTATGAACAGGAATTCTATGCTATCTGGGAACACCAATCTAAGTATTATCCCGAAATACTCAACGATACAAATAAAAAACAAGTTTTCCATGTAATATTTTATCAACGACCTTTGAAATCCCAAAAAGAGAAGATTGGCTATTGCCAGTTTGAATGTATTGCTCGTGGTGCTCAACGCAACCGTCGCCGTGCTCCATGGGTAATTCTCAAAGCACAACGCTTCCGCCTCCTGCAAAAACTGAATGATTTGTTAATTATAGAAAATAAATTTACTAAACGAGCATTAACAGAGGATGAGAGAACATTAGTTATAGATTATTTAGAGAAAAATGGAGATGCTACATTTGCTGAATTGAAGAAACTTTTGAAATTGCCCAAAACGATAAAATTCAATCTGGAAGAAGGAGGTGAAAAGAAAATTCCCGGAAATAGGACAGCAGGTGCTATTCGAGCAGTTATAGGTGACCTTTGGGATAATATGTCTGCGGAATCGAAAGATAAACTTGTTGAGGATATATATTCCATTGTTAGTAATAAAGCACTAAAGAAACGATTAATAAATCATTGGAAGTTTACAGAAGAACAAGCAGAAAAATTGTCAGATATGGGTATCGAAGATGGATACTGTAATCTTTCCCGTCAGGCAATTGATAAATTCCTACCAGGATTAGAATCCGGAACACCATATTCCACATTAGTCAAAGAGATTTATGGTATGGATGATATAGATACAACAGTTGAACTGCTACCACCGTTAGAATCCGCACCTATTGGTGAAATTCGGAATCCGACAGTAACCCGAACATTGTCTGAAATGAGAAAAATTGTTAACGAATTGGTAAAACGATACGGAAAACCAAAATATATTCGTATTGAAACAGCCCGAGATTTAAGAAATACAAAGAAAGAACGAGAGAAGATATGGAAAAATAATCGAGAATTAGAAGAGGTTCGTGCAAAAATAAAAAAAGACCTGATAAGCAAGGGCATTTCCAATCCTACAAATGATGATATTGAAAGATATATGTTAGCAGAGGAATGTAATTGGGTTTGTCCTTATACGGGCAGGTCTATCAGTTTCCATGCCTTGTTCGAAGAATCTCAATTCGATATAGAGCATATAATTCCACTTAGTCGTTGTCTCGATAATTCATTCAAAAATAAAACATTATGTTATCACGAAGAAAATCGAAATAGAAAACATAACCGAACCCCTTTTGAGGTCTATGGCACCAATGAAACACAATGGGATGAAATTCTAAGAAGAGTTGAAAAATTCAATTCCAGGTATGTGGCAGAAAAACTACGACGGTTTAAAATGCACGGTGAAGAATTGGATGAATTCATTGATAATTTTTCCAGTTCACAGTTAAATGACACCCGTTATTCTGCAAAAGAAGCAAGGTTATACTGTGCTTTGCTTTATGGGAAAGAATATAGAAAACATGTCTTTACTGTTTCCGGTCCCACAACCGCAATTATCCGTCGCATGTGGGATTTAAATAAAATTTTAGGTAGTCCGGAGAAAAATAGGGAAGACCACCGCCAACATGCCATTGATGCTATTGTTATAGCCCTGACGTCACCCGCTATGATAAAAAGCATTTCTGAGCAAGCAGAAAAAATACCAAAAGACACTCGCAAACATGACCGTTGGTGGAGGTTTATTACTCCCCCCTGGAACACGATTTTTAACGAAGCACATGAGAAAGTTTTAAATATTATTGTCTCACATCGCCCTGAACGAAAGGTGAGCGGACGACTTCATGAAGAAACAAACTACAGCCCACCTAAACCTGGGGATAAAAATGGCGAAACCGTAGTGCATGTGCGAAAAGCATTAGCCTCTATTACCAAAGGCGAAATAGAAGAAATTGTTGACCCCATTGTTCGAGATGTTGTAAAAAAGACGTTAGAGGAGTTAGGAGGAGACCCGAAAAAAGCATTTAATGACCCGGCGAATTATCCTCTAATGCCGAATAAAAAGGGACTGCATATACCTATCCGCCATGTGCGGGTTCGAAAGAAATTGAGTGTATTTCCAGTAGGAAAAAATGAACGGGTTCGCTATGTCGCAACCGATGAAAATCACCATATAGAAATATTCGAAACGAAAGACAAAAAAGGGAGAACCATCTGGGATGCCAATGTAGTTAGCATGTATACCGCTATGCAACGGAAAAGACGCGGAGAGGAAATTATCCAACGAAAACTTATCCGAGACGGAAAAGTCGTTGAAGATGCAAAATTCCTATTTAGCCTCTGCAAAGGGGATATGGTATATATGAAAAACAGTGATGGTGAGTTCGAATACTATACAGTAGTTACAGTTTCTGAATATGCATCTGGTTCAAAGGTTATGTTTTTTATACAACATTTCGTAGCTAAAAGACCTAAGTCTTGGGTTGGATTGACAAGATATCCTACTACACTGCAAATATCAGAAGCAAAGAAATGTTCTATTAATGTATTAGGAGAAGTGCAAATAGCACATGACTGA
- the gltX gene encoding glutamate--tRNA ligase has translation MVRTRIAPSPSGFLHIGTAKTALYNWLFARKNKGTFILRLEDTDAERTDEQYVLGMCEGFKWLGIDWDEGPPFGDVPEKGNYGPYRQSQRKELYQRMAYQLLEQGKAYKCFCSKESLESYKDDTGNLYYPGFCRNLTPEQIREKGDASYVLRFRVPEGETVVNDLIQGTVVFKNSQYDDFIILRANGDPVFHLAVVVDDITMKITHVIRGDDHLTNTPRHIMLFNALGAPIPHYAHHPLVHDEQGRKFSKRLHGANVLDWREDGYLPEAIVNYVALLGWTSEEENREFFTLPDLIEHFSIERINKSAARFDRKKLEWLNGLHIRNLSVENLRDRLIPILEKHGFDTSSKSKEWLTKLAQICQEKLPTLNRIVFLSDFFFKDFDTYEAEAETKLWKTPETVIVYLQNIRDKLFSVSTWEHDSLKHVFEEACTELNVKLGALVNPARLALTGKSVGPGFFELVELLGKEKTLERLSRAIEYLHNKGGINRE, from the coding sequence ATGGTTCGAACACGAATAGCTCCTTCTCCCTCAGGTTTTCTACATATAGGAACAGCCAAAACTGCATTGTATAATTGGCTTTTTGCACGAAAGAATAAGGGAACATTTATATTAAGATTGGAAGACACCGATGCGGAGCGAACAGATGAACAGTATGTTCTCGGGATGTGTGAGGGGTTTAAGTGGTTAGGGATAGATTGGGATGAGGGACCTCCCTTTGGTGATGTTCCTGAAAAAGGGAATTATGGTCCATATCGTCAAAGTCAGCGAAAAGAACTTTATCAAAGGATGGCATATCAACTTTTAGAACAGGGTAAGGCTTATAAGTGCTTTTGTTCAAAGGAAAGTCTGGAATCATATAAAGATGATACGGGGAATCTTTACTATCCAGGATTCTGCAGAAATCTCACACCGGAACAAATTCGTGAAAAAGGGGATGCCTCTTATGTGCTTCGTTTCCGTGTGCCTGAAGGGGAAACGGTTGTAAATGACCTTATTCAAGGAACGGTTGTATTTAAAAATAGCCAGTATGATGATTTCATTATTCTTCGTGCTAATGGGGACCCTGTTTTTCATCTTGCAGTTGTAGTAGATGATATTACCATGAAAATAACGCATGTTATCCGTGGTGATGACCATTTAACAAATACTCCCCGTCATATTATGCTATTTAATGCTTTAGGGGCACCTATTCCCCATTATGCTCATCACCCGCTGGTACATGATGAACAGGGCAGAAAGTTCAGTAAAAGACTGCATGGAGCGAATGTTTTGGATTGGCGTGAGGATGGTTATCTCCCTGAAGCAATAGTGAATTATGTGGCTTTATTGGGATGGACATCGGAAGAGGAGAATCGTGAGTTTTTTACCTTACCTGACCTTATTGAACATTTCTCAATCGAACGAATTAACAAATCAGCTGCACGATTTGACCGTAAAAAATTGGAATGGCTCAATGGGTTGCATATCCGTAACTTATCGGTTGAAAATCTCCGAGACCGACTTATACCTATTCTCGAGAAACATGGTTTTGACACATCTTCGAAAAGCAAAGAATGGCTAACTAAACTTGCACAAATTTGTCAGGAAAAATTGCCTACACTTAATCGGATTGTATTCCTCTCCGATTTCTTTTTCAAAGATTTTGATACTTATGAAGCAGAGGCAGAAACAAAACTATGGAAAACACCAGAAACTGTAATTGTGTATCTTCAGAATATTCGTGACAAATTATTCTCTGTATCTACATGGGAACACGATTCATTAAAACATGTTTTTGAAGAGGCATGCACCGAACTTAATGTTAAATTAGGTGCTTTGGTAAATCCTGCCAGACTTGCACTTACGGGGAAATCGGTAGGACCTGGCTTCTTTGA
- the cas1 gene encoding type II CRISPR-associated endonuclease Cas1 yields the protein MTEHIIDLSEEGGRLNIDLERLAITQGDKELYIPLAEVAVVIISHPAVSLTQPVLSGLMKHGAVFITCDEKRMPIGMMYPLVGHHLQMERLQYQIESSLPVRKRAWQQIIKVKIRAQGRLLLELYGDDRGLIPLAERVQSGDPDNVEGLASRKYWNSLFPPEFEFHRNPEAGGINALLNYGYAVLRGITARAIVSAGLNPCIGIHHHNRYNPFCLADDLMEPYRPIVDYTVVKFMKGKDAFVELNKEAKQFLIQNLMKKYKMDDEERNLFDITFRTAVSLAQMFEGKRKSLILPEIV from the coding sequence ATGACTGAACATATTATAGACCTGTCCGAAGAAGGTGGACGGTTAAATATTGATTTGGAACGATTAGCAATAACACAGGGGGACAAGGAACTTTATATTCCATTAGCGGAAGTGGCTGTGGTAATTATTTCCCATCCCGCAGTAAGTTTGACACAACCGGTTCTCTCCGGTTTGATGAAACATGGAGCAGTCTTTATCACCTGTGATGAGAAACGAATGCCTATCGGTATGATGTATCCATTAGTGGGACATCATTTACAAATGGAACGATTACAATATCAGATAGAATCTTCCTTACCTGTTCGAAAACGGGCGTGGCAACAAATAATTAAAGTTAAAATTCGAGCACAGGGCAGATTATTACTGGAACTTTACGGGGACGATAGAGGATTAATCCCTCTGGCAGAACGGGTGCAATCCGGTGACCCGGATAATGTAGAAGGGCTGGCAAGCAGGAAATATTGGAATTCTTTATTTCCACCCGAATTTGAATTCCACAGAAATCCAGAAGCAGGAGGAATTAATGCCCTTCTTAATTATGGGTATGCAGTATTGCGAGGGATTACCGCAAGAGCCATCGTTAGTGCAGGATTAAACCCATGTATCGGTATCCATCATCATAACCGATATAACCCATTTTGTCTTGCAGATGATTTAATGGAGCCTTATCGTCCAATTGTGGATTATACAGTGGTAAAGTTTATGAAAGGGAAAGATGCCTTTGTAGAACTGAATAAAGAAGCGAAACAATTCCTGATACAAAATTTGATGAAAAAATATAAAATGGATGATGAAGAACGAAACCTGTTTGATATTACTTTTCGAACTGCGGTATCCCTTGCTCAAATGTTTGAAGGAAAAAGGAAATCACTTATTCTCCCTGAAATTGTATAA